In Paenibacillus xylanilyticus, the genomic window TTCAATTCTCAATGGTAGGAGCATATACGCTATACCAGAAGGTTAATCAGCCATGATCCAGCGAAGACGAGAACAATAATGGCTATGCTTAACCCAATGACAAACCTTGTGCGGAACGTGGACAGAAGCATCAGTGTGCTTTTGAAATCGAGCATTGGGCCCAGAACCAGAAATGAAATGAGTGGACCGAGAGCGAAGGTATGCGAGAATGCAGAGGCTACAAATGCATCGGAAGTCGAACAAAGAGACAATACATAAGCAAATCCCATCATAAACACATAGGAGGCAACCGGTCCGTTCCCCAGTGCAATCAAGTCATTTCGACTAATAAACGTCTGAATGCAGGCAGTAATCAATGCACCAATGACCAAATACTTGCTCATATCCACAAATTCATCTCCGGCATGGATAAAGAAGCTGCGCCAGTTTTTCTCATGGTTATGGTCGTGGTCGTCGTGCTTATGTGGGTGTGCCATTTTGAATGCGGAGTGAGTCTTGACCTCTGTCACGGCAGCCTTGGCTCTGCGCAGAGGATTCTGCCGTACAAACAAATAGACCAGCAAGCCAATCGAAGCTGCGACGGCAAAAGCCAGTGCCATGCGGGCAATCGTGATTTCGGGATGAGATGGAAAAGCGAGCAGTGTTGATGTAAACACGATCGGATTGACTACTGGGCCGCTAAGAATAAAAGTAACTGCAATGTAAGCAGGCATGCCTTTATGCATCAAACGGCGAACAACCGGTATCATGCCACATTCACAGATCGGAAATATGATGCCGAGTAAACCAGCCACTAAAACTCCACCAACGGGGTTCTTTGGTGTAAGCTTGCGAACCATTTCTTCCGACACGAACCACTGCATGAGTGAAGAGAGCAGTACACCGATGAGTAGAAAAGGAGCAGCCTCGAGGAAAATGC contains:
- a CDS encoding permease; this translates as MKLAANMKLLSILVPCAFLVPVLITMSSDQKQAWNSEALQNVKTVFIGIFLEAAPFLLIGVLLSSLMQWFVSEEMVRKLTPKNPVGGVLVAGLLGIIFPICECGMIPVVRRLMHKGMPAYIAVTFILSGPVVNPIVFTSTLLAFPSHPEITIARMALAFAVAASIGLLVYLFVRQNPLRRAKAAVTEVKTHSAFKMAHPHKHDDHDHNHEKNWRSFFIHAGDEFVDMSKYLVIGALITACIQTFISRNDLIALGNGPVASYVFMMGFAYVLSLCSTSDAFVASAFSHTFALGPLISFLVLGPMLDFKSTLMLLSTFRTRFVIGLSIAIIVLVFAGSWLINLLV